In Kitasatospora sp. NA04385, a single genomic region encodes these proteins:
- a CDS encoding ABC transporter ATP-binding protein, whose protein sequence is MALPDGSLSHRYRGEHPVRTLLFLFRPDRARVLGAVGVFFAKHAPVWLLPLITANIVDVVVKHRDISVLWWNSAVLLTILLLNLPLHMLYVHWMHGSIRRMGTRLRSALCHRMQQLSIGYHSRVSAGVLQAKVIRDVEGIETASQQTADNGLAAIATLLGGLVVIAIQTPAFLPVFLVLVPASALLVVRLRERLRIQNESFRREVEQLSSRIGEMTTLIPITRAHGLERTALRRVDRTLGRVLDEGLRLDLLNGRFGSMSWILLNSIGVGCLAGSALVAYYGWLNVTPGAVVMLSAYFSSLTSSVTTLLTLTPQLGKGLASVRSAGEVLQAPDLEENSGKEDVAAVTGRIDFQGVGHRYSGADAPSVTGFDLSVRPGETIALVGASGAGKSTVLNLVIGFLRPTEGRILLDGRDMEELDLRSYRTFLSVVPQESILFEGSIRENVTYGMKDVPEEAVLAALRDANALEFIERLPEGLDTVVGERGARLSGGQKQRLAIARALIRDPRVLILDEATSALDSRSEALVQQALARLVRGRTVFVVAHRLSTIRGADRIVVMHDGRIAEIGSHAELLRTGGPYAGLQAAQLA, encoded by the coding sequence ATGGCCCTGCCCGACGGATCGCTCAGCCACCGATACCGCGGCGAGCACCCCGTCCGCACCCTGCTGTTCCTCTTCCGCCCCGACCGCGCCCGGGTCCTCGGCGCGGTCGGCGTCTTCTTCGCCAAGCACGCCCCCGTCTGGCTGCTGCCCCTGATCACCGCCAACATCGTCGACGTCGTGGTCAAGCACCGCGACATATCCGTGCTGTGGTGGAACTCCGCCGTCCTGCTGACGATCCTGCTGCTCAACCTGCCGCTGCACATGCTGTACGTGCACTGGATGCACGGCTCCATCCGCCGGATGGGCACCCGGCTGCGCTCCGCGCTGTGCCACCGGATGCAGCAGCTGTCCATCGGCTACCACTCCCGGGTCAGCGCCGGCGTCCTGCAGGCCAAGGTGATCCGCGACGTCGAGGGCATCGAGACCGCCTCCCAGCAGACCGCCGACAACGGCCTGGCCGCGATCGCCACCCTGCTCGGCGGCCTGGTCGTGATCGCCATCCAGACCCCCGCCTTCCTGCCGGTCTTCCTGGTCCTCGTCCCCGCCAGCGCCCTGCTGGTGGTCCGGCTGCGCGAGCGGCTGCGCATCCAGAACGAGTCCTTCCGCCGCGAGGTCGAGCAACTCTCGTCCCGCATCGGCGAGATGACCACCCTGATCCCGATCACCCGGGCGCACGGCCTGGAGCGCACCGCGCTGCGCCGGGTCGACCGCACCCTGGGCCGGGTCCTGGACGAGGGCCTGCGCCTCGACCTGCTCAACGGCCGGTTCGGCTCGATGTCCTGGATCCTGCTCAACTCGATCGGCGTCGGCTGCCTGGCCGGCTCCGCGCTGGTCGCCTACTACGGCTGGCTGAACGTCACCCCCGGCGCCGTCGTCATGCTCAGCGCCTACTTCTCCTCGCTCACCAGCTCGGTGACCACCCTGCTCACCCTCACCCCGCAGCTCGGCAAGGGCCTGGCCTCGGTCCGTTCGGCGGGCGAGGTGCTCCAGGCCCCCGACCTGGAGGAGAACTCCGGCAAGGAGGACGTCGCCGCCGTCACCGGCCGGATCGACTTCCAGGGCGTCGGCCACCGCTACTCCGGCGCGGACGCCCCGTCCGTCACCGGCTTCGACCTCTCGGTCCGCCCCGGCGAGACCATCGCCCTGGTCGGCGCGTCCGGCGCGGGCAAGTCCACCGTCCTCAACCTGGTGATCGGCTTCCTGCGCCCCACCGAGGGCCGGATCCTGCTCGACGGCCGTGACATGGAGGAGCTGGACCTGCGCTCCTACCGGACGTTCCTCTCCGTCGTCCCGCAGGAGTCCATCCTGTTCGAGGGCAGCATCCGGGAGAACGTCACCTACGGCATGAAGGACGTCCCCGAGGAGGCCGTGCTGGCCGCCCTGCGCGACGCCAACGCGCTGGAGTTCATCGAACGGCTCCCCGAGGGCCTGGACACCGTGGTCGGCGAACGCGGCGCCCGGCTGTCCGGCGGCCAGAAGCAGCGCCTGGCCATCGCCCGGGCCCTGATCCGCGACCCGCGGGTGCTGATCCTGGACGAGGCCACCTCCGCGCTCGACTCCCGCTCCGAGGCCCTGGTCCAGCAGGCCCTGGCCCGGCTGGTGCGCGGCCGCACGGTCTTCGTCGTCGCCCACCGCCTGTCCACCATCCGCGGCGCCGACCGGATCGTCGTCATGCACGACGGACGGATCGCCGAGATCGGCTCGCACGCCGAACTCCTGCGCACCGGCGGCCCGTACGCCGGCCTCCAGGCCGCCCAGCTCGCCTGA
- a CDS encoding GNAT family N-acetyltransferase: protein MTDPLSGRLVRLRELREADLPRLTSWWREPGLAIQQVTGPVHPQPDARLADMFRSWSQNTGTDLGLSVETLDTGDLAGHVTLYGATPKDRCATLAIIIGPPHQDRGLGTDVLRTTIRYGFAELGLHRIELTVNGYNTRALAAYRRAGFTEEGRRREAVFRAGGWHDQVQMGVLSTEWQDDV from the coding sequence ATGACCGACCCGCTCAGCGGCAGACTCGTCCGGCTCAGAGAGCTCCGCGAGGCCGACCTCCCCCGCCTCACCTCCTGGTGGCGCGAGCCGGGCCTCGCCATCCAGCAGGTCACCGGCCCGGTGCACCCCCAGCCCGACGCCCGGCTCGCCGACATGTTCCGCTCCTGGAGCCAGAACACCGGCACCGACCTCGGCCTCTCCGTCGAGACCCTCGACACCGGGGACCTGGCCGGCCACGTCACCCTCTACGGCGCCACCCCCAAGGACCGCTGCGCCACCCTCGCCATCATCATCGGCCCGCCCCACCAGGACCGCGGCCTCGGCACCGACGTCCTGCGCACCACCATCCGCTACGGCTTCGCCGAACTCGGCCTGCACCGCATCGAACTCACCGTCAACGGCTACAACACCCGCGCCCTGGCCGCCTACCGCCGCGCCGGCTTCACCGAGGAGGGCCGCCGCCGCGAAGCCGTCTTCCGCGCCGGCGGCTGGCACGACCAGGTCCAGATGGGCGTCCTCTCCACGGAGTGGCAGGACGACGTCTGA
- a CDS encoding S8 family serine peptidase encodes MRTLALTAALLTALTGLTAAPAPARAAPRWVRTCTAPVGADTATCDALRVVKPVAAADGDAGYGPAELRAAYGLPADGGEGATIAVVDAYDHPRAEADLDVYRRHYGLPACTSDTGCFRKTDQRGGTRLPRGNTAWAGETALDLAMVSAIAPRARILLVEADSAAVGNLGAAVNTAVALGARYVSISWGTTENANAADYDSRYFDHPGVVIAAASGDSGYGVNFPASSPHTVAVGGTTLRPDGSARGWSETAWTTGPDEGAGSGCSGRLPKPAWQTDPGCDYRTVADVAAVADPATGVAVYQSYGGNGWYTYGGTSAAAPVIAAAYALAGPPPADSRPASFPYRHPAALHDVTTGPTPVDCTPAYLCTAGPGYDGPTGLGTPNGVAAFRAP; translated from the coding sequence TTGCGCACCCTCGCGCTCACCGCCGCCCTGCTCACCGCCCTCACCGGCCTCACCGCCGCCCCCGCCCCGGCCCGCGCCGCCCCGCGCTGGGTCCGCACCTGCACCGCCCCGGTCGGCGCCGACACCGCCACCTGCGACGCGCTGCGGGTCGTCAAGCCCGTCGCCGCCGCCGACGGCGACGCCGGCTACGGCCCCGCCGAACTGCGCGCCGCGTACGGACTGCCCGCGGACGGCGGCGAGGGCGCCACCATCGCGGTCGTCGACGCCTACGACCACCCGCGCGCCGAGGCCGACCTCGACGTCTACCGCCGCCACTACGGGCTCCCCGCCTGCACCTCCGACACCGGCTGCTTCCGCAAGACCGACCAGCGCGGCGGCACCCGGCTGCCCCGCGGCAACACCGCCTGGGCCGGCGAGACCGCCCTCGACCTCGCCATGGTCTCCGCGATCGCCCCGCGCGCCCGGATCCTCCTGGTCGAGGCCGACAGCGCCGCCGTCGGCAACCTCGGTGCGGCCGTCAACACCGCCGTCGCGCTCGGCGCCCGGTACGTGTCGATCAGCTGGGGCACCACCGAGAACGCCAACGCGGCCGACTACGACAGCCGCTACTTCGACCACCCCGGCGTGGTCATCGCCGCCGCCTCCGGCGACTCCGGGTACGGCGTCAACTTCCCCGCCTCCTCACCCCACACGGTCGCCGTCGGCGGCACCACCCTGCGCCCCGACGGCTCCGCCCGCGGCTGGAGCGAGACCGCCTGGACCACCGGCCCCGACGAGGGCGCGGGCAGCGGCTGCTCCGGCCGGCTCCCCAAGCCCGCCTGGCAGACCGACCCCGGCTGCGACTACCGCACCGTCGCCGACGTGGCCGCCGTCGCCGACCCCGCGACCGGCGTCGCCGTCTACCAGAGCTACGGCGGCAACGGCTGGTACACCTACGGCGGCACCTCCGCCGCCGCCCCGGTCATCGCCGCCGCCTACGCCCTCGCCGGCCCCCCGCCCGCCGACAGCCGCCCCGCCTCCTTCCCCTACCGCCACCCCGCCGCCCTCCACGACGTCACCACCGGCCCGACCCCCGTCGACTGCACCCCGGCCTACCTCTGCACGGCGGGCCCGGGCTACGACGGCCCGACCGGACTCGGCACCCCGAACGGGGTGGCGGCCTTCCGGGCCCCCTGA
- a CDS encoding glycoside hydrolase family 65 protein, translated as MSPSELFTVDPWGISEHGLDLPGQARAESVFALSNGHIGLRGNLDEGEPHGLPGTYLNGVFELRPLPYAESGYGFPESGQSVINITNGKLIRLLVDDEPFDLRYGELRSHRRTLDFRDGILRREAEWTSPAGRTVRVTSSRLVSLTQRAVCAVDYTVEAVDGPVRIVIQSELVANEQLPGGAGDGDPRAAAVLEAPLAAELQHADGTKGVLVHRTRFSGLRVAAAIDHVIDGPERIDTTAESSDDQARITATTVLNAGQKLSLVKYLAYGWSATRSLPAVRDQVEAALTAARYTGWDGLVSEQKEYLGRFWSDNDIEIEGDVELQQAVRFALFHVLQAGARSEERAIPAKGLTGPGYDGHSFWDTETFVLPVLTYCLPDAVKQALRWRHTTLPMARERAAQLGLAGAVFPWRTIRGEECSGYWPAGTAAFHIGADIAAAAVRYVRATGDTEFERTHGLELLVETARMWRSLGHHDAKGNFRIEGVTGPDEYSAVADNNVFTNVMAQSNLWNAANTALKYRHESSLLGVDTEEAAAWRDAADKMFIPYDEQIGVHPQADGFTDHQMWDFETTPPEKYPLLLHYPYFDLYRKQVVKQADLVLAMQVRGDVFTPEQKARNFAYYERLTVRDSSLSACTQAVIAAEVGQLDLAYDYTAEAALMDLHDLGGNTRDGLHMASLAGACIALVAGFGGLRDHTEQLSFRPRLPAGLQRLCFSMNVREHLLRVDITHATTTYTLRRGSVLPVLHDDEPLRIEAGKPVSRPTARVDAPEERPTQPPGREPARRHSQAGVQVGSVDHLPAE; from the coding sequence ATGAGCCCGTCCGAACTGTTCACCGTCGACCCGTGGGGGATCAGCGAGCACGGCCTCGACCTGCCCGGGCAGGCCCGCGCCGAGTCGGTGTTCGCGCTGTCCAACGGCCACATCGGGCTGCGCGGCAACCTGGACGAGGGCGAGCCGCACGGCCTGCCCGGCACCTACCTGAACGGCGTGTTCGAGCTGCGCCCGCTGCCGTACGCGGAGAGCGGCTACGGCTTCCCGGAGTCCGGGCAGAGCGTCATCAACATCACCAACGGCAAGCTGATCCGGCTGCTGGTCGACGACGAGCCGTTCGACCTGCGCTACGGCGAACTGCGCAGCCACCGGCGGACGCTGGACTTCCGGGACGGCATCCTGCGCCGGGAGGCGGAGTGGACCTCGCCGGCCGGGCGGACGGTCCGGGTGACCTCGTCCCGGCTGGTGTCGCTGACCCAGCGGGCGGTGTGCGCGGTCGACTACACGGTGGAGGCCGTGGACGGGCCGGTGCGGATCGTGATCCAGTCCGAGCTGGTCGCCAACGAGCAGCTGCCGGGCGGCGCGGGCGACGGCGACCCGCGGGCGGCGGCGGTGCTGGAGGCCCCGCTGGCGGCCGAACTCCAGCACGCCGACGGCACCAAGGGCGTGCTGGTGCACCGCACCCGGTTCTCCGGGCTGCGGGTGGCCGCCGCGATCGACCACGTGATCGACGGGCCGGAGCGGATCGACACCACCGCCGAGTCCTCCGACGACCAGGCCCGGATCACCGCCACCACGGTGCTGAACGCCGGGCAGAAGCTGAGCCTGGTCAAGTACCTGGCGTACGGCTGGTCGGCGACCCGCTCGCTGCCCGCCGTCCGGGACCAGGTGGAGGCGGCGCTGACCGCCGCCCGGTACACCGGCTGGGACGGGCTGGTGAGCGAGCAGAAGGAGTACCTGGGCCGGTTCTGGAGCGACAACGACATCGAGATCGAGGGCGACGTCGAGCTCCAGCAGGCCGTCCGGTTCGCGCTGTTCCACGTCTTGCAGGCGGGCGCCCGCAGCGAGGAGCGGGCCATCCCGGCCAAGGGCCTGACCGGGCCCGGCTACGACGGGCACTCGTTCTGGGACACCGAGACCTTCGTGCTGCCGGTGCTCACCTACTGCCTGCCGGACGCGGTCAAGCAGGCGCTGCGCTGGCGGCACACCACGCTGCCGATGGCCCGCGAGCGGGCGGCCCAACTCGGCCTGGCGGGCGCGGTGTTCCCGTGGCGGACGATCCGCGGCGAGGAGTGCTCCGGGTACTGGCCGGCCGGCACCGCCGCGTTCCACATCGGCGCGGACATCGCGGCCGCCGCGGTGCGCTACGTCCGGGCCACCGGCGATACCGAGTTCGAGCGCACCCACGGCCTGGAGCTGCTGGTGGAGACCGCCCGGATGTGGCGCTCGCTGGGCCACCACGACGCCAAGGGGAACTTCCGGATCGAGGGCGTCACCGGGCCGGACGAGTACTCGGCGGTCGCCGACAACAACGTGTTCACCAACGTGATGGCGCAGTCCAACCTGTGGAACGCGGCGAACACCGCGCTGAAGTACCGGCACGAGTCCTCGCTGCTCGGGGTGGACACCGAGGAGGCCGCGGCCTGGCGCGACGCCGCCGACAAGATGTTCATCCCGTACGACGAGCAGATCGGCGTGCACCCGCAGGCCGACGGGTTCACCGACCACCAGATGTGGGACTTCGAGACCACCCCGCCGGAGAAGTACCCGCTGCTGCTGCACTACCCGTACTTCGACCTGTACCGCAAGCAGGTGGTCAAGCAGGCCGACCTGGTGCTCGCCATGCAGGTGCGCGGCGACGTGTTCACCCCCGAGCAGAAGGCCCGCAACTTCGCCTACTACGAGCGCCTGACGGTCCGTGACTCCTCGCTGTCCGCCTGCACCCAGGCGGTGATCGCCGCCGAGGTCGGGCAGCTCGACCTGGCCTACGACTACACCGCCGAAGCCGCCCTGATGGACCTGCACGACCTCGGCGGCAACACCCGCGACGGCCTGCACATGGCCTCGCTGGCCGGCGCCTGCATCGCCCTGGTCGCCGGGTTCGGCGGCCTGCGCGACCACACCGAGCAGCTCTCCTTCCGGCCCCGGCTGCCCGCCGGGCTGCAACGGCTGTGCTTCTCGATGAACGTGCGCGAGCACCTGCTGCGGGTCGACATCACCCACGCCACCACCACGTACACGCTGCGGCGCGGCAGCGTGCTGCCGGTCCTGCACGACGACGAGCCGCTGCGGATCGAGGCCGGCAAGCCCGTCAGCCGCCCCACCGCCCGGGTCGACGCCCCCGAGGAGCGCCCCACCCAGCCCCCCGGCCGGGAGCCCGCCCGCCGGCACAGCCAGGCCGGCGTCCAGGTCGGGTCGGTCGACCACCTGCCGGCCGAGTAG
- a CDS encoding HAD family phosphatase — MLGLPDRIKAFLFDLDGVLTQTAKVHAAAWKDMFDTFLRAEAARTGGEFTPFDPGGDYDRYVDGRPRLDGTRQFLASRGIELPEGTPQDPPGTRTVNGLSSAKNDTVLRLIREQGVQPYEGSVAYLHRLRELELPRAVVSSSANCRDVLKAAGIDDLFEVVVDGVTLARDHLAGKPAPDTFLAAAKELGVAPEHAVVFEDALAGVEAGRAGGFGAVVGVNRTGQADALREHGASVVVDDLAELLEERG; from the coding sequence ATGTTGGGACTTCCGGACCGCATCAAGGCCTTCCTGTTCGACCTGGACGGGGTGCTCACCCAGACCGCGAAGGTGCACGCCGCGGCCTGGAAGGACATGTTCGACACCTTCCTGCGGGCCGAAGCGGCCCGCACCGGCGGCGAGTTCACGCCGTTCGACCCGGGCGGCGACTACGACAGGTACGTGGACGGGCGCCCCCGGTTGGACGGCACCCGCCAGTTCCTGGCCTCGCGCGGCATCGAGCTGCCCGAGGGCACCCCGCAGGACCCGCCGGGCACCCGGACGGTCAACGGCCTGTCCAGCGCCAAGAACGACACCGTGCTGCGGCTGATCCGCGAGCAGGGCGTCCAGCCGTACGAGGGCTCGGTGGCGTACCTGCACCGGCTGCGCGAGCTGGAGCTGCCGCGCGCGGTGGTGTCGTCCAGCGCGAACTGCCGGGACGTGCTGAAGGCCGCCGGGATCGACGACCTGTTCGAGGTGGTGGTGGACGGGGTCACGCTGGCCCGCGACCACCTGGCGGGCAAGCCCGCCCCGGACACCTTCCTGGCGGCCGCGAAGGAGCTGGGCGTGGCCCCGGAGCACGCGGTGGTGTTCGAGGACGCGCTGGCGGGCGTCGAGGCGGGCCGGGCCGGGGGCTTCGGCGCGGTGGTCGGCGTGAACCGCACCGGCCAGGCCGACGCACTGCGCGAGCACGGCGCGTCCGTCGTGGTGGACGACCTCGCGGAGCTGCTGGAGGAGCGCGGATGA
- a CDS encoding SRPBCC domain-containing protein encodes MAEIALQVDVAASRERLLAALDSREGLASWWTTEVDRDGDDLLFTVPDAPQPLRLRRERADLERVAWRSVGVFPPSWQGTTVTWDFFDHPDGARQSLLLLRHLGWAADAGPSVPVAAGRWAELVVRLKDYAQSGRPQPLFVPAAHPHPGVHAEAD; translated from the coding sequence ATGGCCGAGATCGCCCTGCAGGTCGACGTCGCGGCGTCCCGGGAGCGGCTGCTGGCGGCGCTGGACAGCCGCGAGGGGCTGGCGTCCTGGTGGACCACCGAGGTGGACCGGGACGGCGACGACCTGCTGTTCACGGTGCCGGACGCCCCGCAGCCGCTGCGCCTGCGCCGGGAGCGCGCGGACCTGGAGCGGGTGGCCTGGCGCAGCGTCGGGGTGTTCCCGCCGTCCTGGCAGGGGACGACGGTGACCTGGGACTTCTTCGACCACCCGGACGGCGCGCGGCAGTCGCTGCTGCTGCTGCGCCACCTCGGCTGGGCCGCCGACGCGGGCCCGTCGGTGCCGGTGGCGGCGGGCCGCTGGGCGGAGCTGGTCGTCCGCCTGAAGGACTACGCGCAGAGCGGCCGCCCGCAGCCGCTGTTCGTCCCGGCGGCGCACCCGCACCCGGGGGTGCACGCGGAGGCGGACTGA
- a CDS encoding SDR family oxidoreductase translates to MDVVIAGGHGKIALRLSKLLSARGDAVAGLIRNPGQAGDLHAAGARPVVCDLESASVEELAEHLAGADAVVFAAGAGPNSGAARKETVDRAGAVLLADAARRAGVRRYLLVSSMGLDRIGDPAVTPEFDAYLKAKWAAEEAVKERPLDWTILRPGALTDEPTERHAHLAPPPNRFGEVSRDEVAHTLVRLLDDASTIHQTLELTT, encoded by the coding sequence ATGGACGTGGTGATCGCAGGTGGGCACGGAAAGATCGCGTTGCGGCTCTCGAAGCTGCTCTCCGCCCGGGGCGACGCCGTCGCCGGGCTGATCCGCAACCCCGGGCAGGCGGGGGACCTGCACGCGGCGGGGGCCAGGCCGGTGGTGTGCGACCTGGAGTCGGCCTCGGTGGAGGAACTGGCGGAGCACCTCGCGGGGGCGGACGCGGTGGTGTTCGCGGCGGGGGCGGGGCCGAACAGCGGGGCGGCCCGGAAGGAGACGGTGGACCGGGCCGGCGCGGTGCTGCTGGCCGACGCGGCGCGCCGGGCGGGGGTCCGGCGCTACCTGCTGGTGTCCTCGATGGGGCTGGACAGGATCGGCGACCCGGCGGTCACGCCGGAGTTCGACGCGTACCTGAAGGCGAAGTGGGCGGCCGAGGAGGCGGTGAAGGAGCGCCCGCTGGACTGGACGATCCTGCGCCCGGGCGCCCTGACCGACGAGCCCACCGAGCGGCACGCGCACCTCGCGCCGCCGCCGAACCGCTTCGGGGAGGTCTCCCGGGACGAGGTCGCGCACACCCTGGTGCGGCTGCTGGACGACGCCTCCACCATCCACCAGACCCTGGAGCTCACCACCTGA
- a CDS encoding NUDIX domain-containing protein, whose amino-acid sequence MARTEFYDDPDAPEPNRLVVAASAVVTDGEGRVLLQRRTDNGLYALPGGAMDLGESLPGAAVREVREETGLDVEITGLVGTYTDPRHVIAYSDGEVRQQFNVCFTARITGGALRISGESTDLRFVAPSGFADLPMHHTQRLRLQHFLEGRATPHLG is encoded by the coding sequence ATGGCACGGACCGAGTTCTACGACGACCCCGACGCGCCCGAGCCGAACAGGCTGGTGGTCGCGGCGTCCGCAGTGGTGACCGACGGCGAGGGGCGCGTTCTGCTCCAGCGGCGGACCGACAACGGCCTGTACGCGCTGCCGGGGGGTGCCATGGACCTCGGCGAGTCGCTGCCGGGAGCGGCCGTCCGGGAGGTCCGGGAGGAGACCGGCCTCGACGTGGAGATCACCGGACTGGTCGGCACGTACACCGATCCCCGGCACGTGATCGCCTACTCGGACGGCGAGGTGCGGCAGCAGTTCAACGTCTGCTTCACCGCGCGCATCACGGGCGGGGCGCTCCGGATCTCCGGCGAGTCGACCGATCTGCGGTTCGTGGCGCCGAGCGGCTTCGCGGACCTGCCGATGCACCACACCCAGCGGCTCCGGCTCCAGCACTTCCTGGAGGGGCGGGCGACCCCCCATCTCGGGTGA
- a CDS encoding helix-turn-helix domain-containing protein → MGTVHIGDRMRKLRRDARLSQEGLAIKAGVHVDVVRRLEQKRKHSARLPTLHALSRALGVELAALIGDPPAVPSTGDAEPAGLVAVRRAIMPPMFAPPPVRDEADNLSVDLLRQEIAEAWSLYHAADFGRVMELLPDTIADARLAAAVGAGRGRLAGQHALGKALQLAGHLAIRLGKTDLGLTSLERAVAAADAAEDPLLTAMMCNSIAWAYQRQNRLDDAQHLAVAAADSVERDHLMASAEHLRVWGGLIMSAATSTARNGDYTGAADMMVAAEKSAARVPKLPASGDGRMVSVFSRSSVRIERVRLAVQHARPEEALTLARGLRLSADTPTSWRTWLLLDVARAYTDLGNSTEAVAALTKLNRVAPGWIRHHTLAVAIVTDLLAGPENPPGLRQLARQLNLAD, encoded by the coding sequence ATGGGGACTGTTCATATCGGTGACCGCATGAGGAAGTTGCGCAGGGATGCCCGACTGAGCCAAGAAGGGCTCGCCATCAAAGCGGGGGTCCATGTCGACGTGGTGCGGAGGCTGGAGCAGAAGCGTAAGCACTCCGCACGGCTGCCCACTCTGCACGCGTTGTCGCGCGCGCTGGGGGTGGAGCTTGCCGCGCTGATCGGCGACCCGCCCGCGGTGCCGTCCACCGGCGACGCCGAGCCGGCGGGCCTGGTCGCGGTGCGCCGCGCGATCATGCCTCCGATGTTCGCCCCACCGCCGGTCAGGGACGAGGCGGACAACCTCTCTGTGGACCTGCTGCGGCAGGAGATCGCGGAAGCCTGGTCGCTCTACCACGCAGCGGATTTCGGGCGGGTGATGGAGCTGCTGCCCGACACCATCGCGGACGCCCGGCTGGCGGCTGCGGTAGGGGCTGGGCGTGGTCGTCTGGCAGGACAGCACGCTTTGGGCAAGGCACTGCAGTTGGCGGGGCACCTGGCCATCCGGCTGGGGAAAACGGATCTCGGGCTGACCAGCCTTGAACGGGCCGTAGCCGCAGCCGACGCCGCGGAAGACCCGCTGCTGACAGCGATGATGTGCAACTCGATCGCCTGGGCCTACCAGCGCCAGAACAGATTGGACGACGCGCAGCACCTTGCCGTGGCCGCGGCCGATTCGGTCGAACGGGACCACCTCATGGCAAGCGCCGAACACCTGCGGGTATGGGGCGGCCTGATCATGTCGGCGGCGACCAGCACCGCCCGCAACGGCGACTACACCGGGGCCGCAGACATGATGGTGGCCGCCGAGAAGTCGGCCGCCCGTGTGCCGAAGCTCCCCGCATCCGGAGACGGCCGGATGGTGTCCGTGTTCAGCCGGTCCTCCGTCCGCATTGAACGAGTCCGGCTAGCGGTCCAACATGCCCGTCCCGAAGAGGCGTTGACGCTGGCACGAGGGTTGCGGCTCTCCGCAGACACTCCCACGTCCTGGCGAACCTGGTTGCTGCTCGACGTGGCCAGGGCCTACACCGATTTGGGGAACTCGACCGAAGCGGTAGCCGCTCTGACGAAGCTCAACCGGGTGGCTCCGGGCTGGATACGGCACCACACCCTGGCAGTGGCGATCGTGACCGACCTGCTGGCGGGCCCCGAGAATCCACCAGGACTGCGCCAACTGGCCCGTCAGCTCAACCTCGCTGATTAA
- a CDS encoding NUDIX domain-containing protein, which produces MTKATPTAGALALGVCAGPGPLCATEPPSVTAEILRVGHMDMQLSCKELQLEKRGLRGQVLPRRSRGPARYLIGERSWRSVGVSVLVVSADGAVLLVRPVGEEYPVLPGVRVEPGEQLAEAAARVLRELVGLGGAPTHSLGLGWVEESVKDAHYVCDGGTVASEAVFTHPVPAGARDAVDRIVWVPSESLGHEVHPAAVAHLRVVLDARERGYRRPLPLLSVVEPAGAVPLGAGR; this is translated from the coding sequence ATGACCAAGGCGACGCCGACGGCAGGCGCACTGGCGCTCGGGGTGTGCGCCGGACCCGGACCGCTTTGCGCGACGGAGCCGCCCTCCGTGACGGCGGAAATCCTCCGAGTCGGACACATGGACATGCAACTCTCATGCAAGGAGCTTCAGTTGGAGAAGCGTGGTTTGCGCGGTCAGGTGTTACCGCGGCGGAGCAGGGGCCCGGCGCGGTATCTGATCGGTGAGCGCTCGTGGCGGAGTGTGGGTGTTTCGGTGCTGGTGGTCAGTGCGGACGGTGCGGTGCTGCTGGTGCGGCCGGTCGGGGAGGAGTACCCCGTGCTGCCCGGGGTGCGGGTCGAGCCGGGTGAGCAGTTGGCGGAGGCCGCGGCTCGGGTGTTGCGGGAGTTGGTCGGGTTGGGCGGTGCGCCGACGCATTCGCTGGGGTTGGGGTGGGTGGAGGAGAGCGTCAAGGACGCGCACTACGTGTGCGACGGCGGGACGGTGGCCTCCGAGGCGGTCTTCACGCATCCGGTCCCGGCGGGGGCCCGGGATGCGGTGGACCGGATCGTGTGGGTGCCCTCGGAGTCGCTGGGCCACGAGGTGCACCCGGCGGCCGTCGCCCATCTCCGGGTCGTCCTCGATGCGCGTGAGCGCGGCTACCGGCGGCCCCTGCCGCTGCTGTCCGTCGTGGAACCGGCGGGCGCCGTGCCGCTCGGTGCGGGGAGGTGA
- a CDS encoding NUDIX domain-containing protein — MAPAPGHPMTSYVLCTDPASRLLIVRAAGVGTWHLPGGVVEVGESPLDAVRREVREELGLVLDLLPDDLFGIEWAQARREGARDRVVFLWSGPMLSSADTDRIELERRELAAWCWADRNDARRLLHPAVAARIRSPLHWPGSVAYQETRTETPWRRPSTPPDPCGSAPVVRRSPSRRPTW; from the coding sequence GTGGCTCCCGCTCCCGGGCACCCGATGACGTCCTACGTGCTGTGCACCGATCCGGCGTCGCGCCTGCTGATCGTGCGGGCGGCCGGGGTCGGGACGTGGCACCTGCCGGGCGGGGTGGTGGAGGTGGGCGAATCCCCGCTGGATGCCGTCCGTCGTGAGGTGCGCGAGGAACTCGGCCTGGTGCTCGACCTGCTGCCCGACGACCTGTTCGGCATCGAGTGGGCGCAGGCCCGCCGCGAGGGCGCCCGGGACCGGGTGGTGTTCCTGTGGTCCGGGCCGATGCTCAGCAGCGCCGACACCGACCGGATCGAGCTGGAGCGGCGGGAGTTGGCCGCGTGGTGCTGGGCCGACCGAAACGACGCCCGCCGACTCCTGCACCCCGCCGTCGCCGCCCGGATCCGCTCGCCCCTCCACTGGCCCGGAAGCGTCGCCTATCAAGAGACCCGAACCGAAACTCCGTGGCGACGGCCGAGCACCCCGCCCGACCCTTGCGGATCGGCACCCGTAGTTCGCCGCTCGCCCTCGCGCAGACCGACATGGTGA